In Streptomyces chartreusis, the following proteins share a genomic window:
- a CDS encoding small ribosomal subunit Rsm22 family protein, with translation MNAPVPPSAETLRIALATLLDDLPPRQAAQAVERLIANYRGATPTDAPILRDRADVAAYAAYRMPATFEAVHSALEAFARTVPDWTPATHTDVGGGTGAATWAVSTTWPGERDVTVLDWAEPALAIGREIAAADPTLDKARWQRARIDSTLTLDPTDLVTVSYVLNELTARDRATLLDTVASAARTVVIVEPGTPDGYTRVIEARDRLIAAGFRIAAPCPHSAACPIVPGTDWCHFSARVSRSSLHRRIKGGSLAYEDEKFSYVAATRLPATPAPARVVRKPQIRKGQVLLDLCETDPSLRRTTITKRHGDLYKAARDTEWGDPWPPEAP, from the coding sequence GTGAACGCCCCCGTCCCCCCGTCGGCCGAGACCCTGCGCATCGCACTCGCCACCCTCCTCGACGACCTCCCGCCCCGCCAGGCCGCCCAGGCCGTCGAGCGCCTGATCGCCAACTACCGGGGCGCCACACCCACCGACGCCCCGATCCTGCGCGACCGCGCGGACGTGGCGGCCTACGCCGCCTACCGCATGCCGGCCACCTTCGAGGCGGTCCACTCCGCACTGGAGGCGTTCGCCCGGACCGTCCCGGACTGGACCCCTGCGACCCACACCGACGTGGGCGGCGGCACCGGCGCGGCGACCTGGGCCGTCTCCACCACCTGGCCGGGCGAGCGCGACGTCACCGTGCTGGACTGGGCCGAGCCCGCCCTGGCCATCGGCCGGGAGATCGCGGCGGCCGACCCGACGCTGGACAAGGCCCGTTGGCAGCGCGCCCGCATCGACTCGACGCTCACCCTGGACCCCACGGACCTGGTCACCGTCTCCTACGTCCTCAACGAACTCACCGCCCGGGACCGCGCCACCCTCCTCGACACCGTCGCGTCCGCGGCCCGGACCGTGGTGATCGTCGAACCGGGCACCCCCGACGGCTACACCCGCGTGATCGAGGCCCGCGACCGCCTCATCGCCGCCGGCTTCCGCATCGCCGCCCCCTGCCCGCACAGCGCCGCCTGCCCCATCGTCCCCGGCACCGACTGGTGCCACTTCTCGGCGAGGGTCAGCCGCTCCTCCCTGCACCGCCGCATCAAGGGCGGCTCCCTCGCCTACGAGGACGAGAAGTTCAGCTACGTCGCCGCCACCCGCCTCCCCGCCACCCCGGCCCCCGCCCGGGTCGTCCGCAAACCCCAGATCCGCAAGGGCCAGGTCCTCCTCGACCTCTGCGAGACCGACCCGTCCCTGCGCCGCACGACGATCACCAAGCGGCACGGCGACCTCTACAAGGCGGCTCGCGACACGGAATGGGGCGACCCCTGGCCGCCGGAGGCGCCGTGA
- the efeB gene encoding iron uptake transporter deferrochelatase/peroxidase subunit — protein MTEQTEGTVTPSRRSLIGWGGAGLALGAVAAGGAVAMTRTGDDVDPAAAETGAAIPFHGERQAGIATPVQDRLHFAAFDVKTEDRAEFVQMLKDWTAAARRMAAGQAVGEGAYGGLAEAPPDDTGEALGLKPSRLTLTIGFGPSLFEKFDLADQRPEALVELPHFSGDNLDKNRSGGDLCVQACADDPQVAVHAIRNLARIGFGKVVIKWSQLGFGKTSSTTPEEQTPRNLMGFKDGTRNIAGTETDRLRKFVWVGEKDGPEWMAGGSYLVARRIRMHIETWDRTSLQEQEDIIGRDKGEGAPVGKAKERDKPFLKAMLPDAHVRLAHPESNEGATILRRGYSFTDGTDGLGRLDAGLFFLAYQRDPRSGFIRIQRNLAIDSLNEYIQHVGSALFAVPPGVRGKDDWWGSTLFGKEA, from the coding sequence ATGACGGAACAGACCGAAGGCACTGTCACTCCCTCCCGGCGTTCGCTGATCGGCTGGGGCGGTGCCGGGCTCGCGCTCGGCGCCGTCGCGGCCGGCGGTGCCGTGGCGATGACACGCACCGGTGACGACGTGGATCCGGCCGCCGCCGAGACGGGCGCCGCGATCCCCTTCCACGGCGAGCGGCAGGCGGGCATCGCCACTCCGGTGCAGGACCGGCTGCACTTCGCCGCGTTCGACGTGAAGACCGAGGACCGCGCCGAGTTCGTGCAGATGCTGAAGGACTGGACGGCGGCCGCGCGCCGGATGGCCGCCGGACAGGCCGTCGGCGAGGGCGCGTACGGCGGTCTCGCCGAGGCGCCGCCGGACGACACCGGTGAGGCGCTGGGTCTGAAGCCGTCACGGCTGACGCTCACCATCGGGTTCGGTCCGTCGCTGTTCGAGAAGTTCGATCTCGCCGATCAGCGGCCGGAGGCCCTCGTCGAGCTGCCGCACTTCTCGGGCGACAACCTGGACAAGAACCGCAGCGGCGGCGACCTGTGCGTGCAGGCGTGCGCGGACGACCCGCAGGTCGCCGTGCACGCGATCCGCAACCTGGCGCGCATCGGCTTCGGCAAGGTCGTCATCAAGTGGTCCCAGCTGGGCTTCGGGAAAACCTCCTCGACCACTCCCGAGGAGCAGACCCCGCGCAACCTCATGGGCTTCAAGGACGGCACCCGCAACATCGCGGGCACCGAGACCGACCGGCTGAGGAAGTTCGTGTGGGTCGGCGAGAAGGACGGGCCCGAGTGGATGGCCGGCGGCTCCTACCTCGTCGCCCGGCGCATCCGGATGCACATCGAGACGTGGGACCGCACCTCCCTCCAGGAGCAGGAGGACATCATCGGCCGCGACAAGGGCGAGGGCGCCCCGGTCGGCAAGGCCAAGGAGCGTGACAAGCCGTTCCTGAAGGCGATGCTGCCCGACGCGCACGTCCGGCTCGCGCACCCCGAGTCCAACGAGGGGGCGACGATCCTGCGCCGCGGCTACTCCTTCACCGACGGCACCGACGGCCTCGGCCGGCTGGACGCGGGCCTGTTCTTCCTCGCCTACCAGCGCGACCCGCGCTCCGGGTTCATCCGGATCCAGCGCAACCTGGCCATCGACTCGCTCAACGAGTACATCCAGCACGTGGGTTCGGCGCTGTTCGCCGTCCCGCCGGGCGTCCGCGGCAAGGACGACTGGTGGGGCAGCACGCTGTTCGGCAAGGAGGCGTAG
- a CDS encoding serine hydrolase domain-containing protein has translation MPSLEQTCGWPRGRGGSGELSAPRLRGDTPERAGLDPEEIRHLVREVHDLTTGTRPWAAGAVLIVGRGPYLAVEEAMGWAVRYASYDEERDSGRELPPDSRVPMTTSTAFDLASLTKLFTSVAAVQQIERGTLGIDARVGAYLPDFRAAAYHDITVRQLLTHTSGLRPELPLYDCADDAERLEMLRAEAPVGVPGTYCYSDLNMLLLQHVLERITGRGLDVLIHDCITRPLGMTATHFGPCPGAAATEDQRRPWAKADRGMLRGVVHDENAWALGGVAGHAGLFSTGRDLAVFCRALLSGGAYGPARVLGPDFVELLLTSPGFGFAVDQHWFMGELAGRGAAGHTGFTGTSLVLDPTTDTFLILLANTVHPRRRDADSRPRARAGTRVARAVRGR, from the coding sequence GTGCCGTCCTTGGAACAGACGTGCGGATGGCCGCGCGGTCGCGGAGGGAGCGGGGAGCTGAGCGCGCCGAGACTGCGCGGGGACACGCCGGAAAGGGCCGGACTCGACCCCGAGGAGATCCGACATCTCGTCCGCGAGGTCCACGACCTCACCACCGGCACCCGTCCCTGGGCGGCCGGAGCGGTGCTGATCGTGGGGCGGGGGCCGTACCTGGCCGTCGAGGAGGCGATGGGCTGGGCCGTGCGGTACGCCTCCTACGACGAGGAGAGGGACTCGGGCAGGGAACTCCCGCCCGACTCCCGCGTCCCGATGACCACCAGCACCGCCTTCGACCTGGCCTCCCTCACCAAGCTGTTCACCTCGGTCGCGGCGGTGCAGCAGATCGAGCGGGGCACGCTGGGCATCGACGCGCGGGTCGGGGCGTATCTGCCGGACTTCCGGGCGGCGGCGTACCACGACATCACGGTGCGCCAGCTGCTCACGCACACCTCCGGGCTGCGGCCCGAACTCCCGCTGTACGACTGCGCGGACGACGCGGAGCGGCTGGAGATGCTACGCGCGGAGGCGCCGGTCGGTGTCCCCGGCACGTACTGCTACTCCGACCTGAACATGCTGCTGCTCCAGCACGTCCTGGAACGCATCACCGGCCGCGGCCTCGACGTCCTGATCCACGACTGCATCACGCGTCCGCTGGGCATGACCGCGACCCACTTCGGCCCCTGCCCCGGTGCGGCGGCGACCGAGGACCAGCGCCGGCCCTGGGCCAAGGCGGACCGGGGCATGCTGCGGGGGGTCGTCCACGACGAGAACGCGTGGGCGCTGGGCGGCGTCGCCGGCCACGCGGGCCTGTTCTCCACCGGGCGCGACCTCGCGGTGTTCTGCCGCGCCCTGCTGTCGGGCGGCGCGTACGGCCCCGCCCGGGTCCTGGGCCCCGACTTCGTGGAACTCCTCCTCACCTCACCCGGCTTCGGCTTCGCCGTCGACCAGCACTGGTTCATGGGGGAACTGGCGGGCCGGGGAGCGGCCGGGCACACGGGCTTCACGGGGACGTCCCTGGTACTGGACCCCACCACGGACACGTTCCTGATCCTGCTGGCGAACACGGTCCACCCACGACGCCGGGATGCGGACAGCCGCCCGAGGGCACGGGCGGGGACACGGGTGGCTCGGGCGGTACGGGGCCGCTGA
- a CDS encoding Gfo/Idh/MocA family protein — protein MAEQKVRWGILATGGIAAAFTADLVDLPDAEVVAVASRRQESADAFAERFGIPRAYGDWTSLAEDGDIDVVYVATPHSAHREAAGLCLEAGRHVLCEKAFTLNAREAAELVALAKARGSFLMEAMWMYCNPLVRRLKALVDDGAIGEVRHVQADFGLAGPFPPSHRLRDPAQGGGALLDLGVYPVSFAQLLLGEPSDVTARATLSAEGVDLQTGALLSWDDGALASLHCSIVGGTATAASITGSAGRIDVPGGFFFPERFVLHRDGRDPEEFTADPADGPRNTLRHEAAEVMRALRAGESESPLVPLEGTLAVMRTLDAIRDRVGVRYPGEETAGEAPELTPA, from the coding sequence ATGGCCGAGCAGAAGGTGCGGTGGGGGATTCTGGCGACCGGCGGGATCGCCGCCGCGTTCACCGCGGATCTCGTGGACCTGCCCGACGCCGAGGTGGTGGCCGTCGCCTCGCGGCGCCAGGAGTCCGCCGACGCGTTCGCCGAGCGGTTCGGCATCCCCCGGGCCTACGGCGACTGGACCTCGCTCGCCGAGGACGGCGACATCGATGTCGTGTACGTCGCCACCCCGCACTCGGCGCACCGCGAGGCCGCCGGGCTGTGCCTGGAGGCCGGCCGCCATGTGCTGTGCGAGAAGGCGTTCACGCTGAACGCGCGCGAGGCCGCGGAACTGGTCGCGCTGGCGAAGGCCCGCGGCAGCTTCTTGATGGAAGCGATGTGGATGTACTGCAACCCGCTGGTGCGGCGGCTCAAGGCCCTGGTCGACGACGGCGCGATCGGCGAAGTGCGCCATGTCCAGGCCGACTTCGGGCTGGCCGGCCCCTTCCCGCCCTCGCACCGGCTGCGCGACCCGGCGCAGGGCGGCGGCGCGCTGCTGGACCTCGGTGTGTACCCGGTCTCCTTCGCGCAGCTGCTGCTCGGGGAGCCGTCGGACGTGACGGCGCGCGCGACGCTGTCCGCAGAGGGGGTCGACCTCCAGACCGGAGCCCTGCTGTCCTGGGACGACGGCGCGCTCGCCTCGCTGCACTGCTCGATCGTCGGCGGTACGGCGACCGCCGCGTCGATCACCGGCTCGGCCGGCCGGATCGACGTGCCCGGCGGCTTCTTCTTCCCGGAGCGCTTCGTGCTGCACCGGGACGGCCGTGACCCCGAGGAGTTCACGGCCGACCCGGCCGACGGGCCGCGCAACACCCTGCGCCACGAGGCCGCCGAGGTGATGCGGGCCCTGCGGGCCGGCGAGAGCGAGTCGCCGCTGGTCCCGCTGGAGGGCACGCTCGCCGTGATGCGGACGCTCGACGCGATCCGGGACCGCGTCGGCGTCCGCTACCCGGGCGAGGAGACCGCCGGCGAGGCGCCGGAACTCACGCCGGCGTGA
- a CDS encoding DUF6243 family protein yields the protein MSRGGNMLGVGGTRRNLGRKALRGGGRDGRIGGGLDPQAQKRELLRKLQERRAEAGTQDEETS from the coding sequence ATGTCCCGAGGCGGAAACATGCTCGGAGTCGGCGGCACGCGCCGGAACCTCGGCCGCAAGGCCCTGCGCGGCGGCGGACGGGACGGCAGGATCGGCGGCGGCCTCGACCCTCAGGCCCAGAAACGGGAGCTGCTGCGCAAGCTCCAGGAGAGGCGGGCGGAAGCGGGGACGCAGGACGAGGAGACGTCCTAG
- a CDS encoding bifunctional DNA primase/polymerase produces MSAELGGRTGLQGKLTQWLRGRRPKDTADDGGREAMLLATAAAGLPLAPAAHPAGFRCSCDRVGCPTPARHPVSFAWQTQSTTDRGQIERWARHQPQANFITATGMVHDVLDVPVEAGREALERLLDAGIEVGPVAESDDGRLLFFTATRGTPEDEDEWWPCELDCHPETMDEHPGLRWHCRGSYVLVPPAQLPGENRTVHWVRGPEHPLPDPLSVLEVLTDACARHAGAEPDHASAAWPLRRH; encoded by the coding sequence ATGAGCGCGGAGTTGGGCGGCCGGACCGGACTGCAGGGCAAACTCACCCAGTGGCTGCGCGGACGCCGCCCCAAGGACACCGCCGACGACGGCGGCCGGGAGGCCATGCTGCTCGCCACGGCGGCGGCGGGACTGCCGCTGGCCCCCGCGGCGCACCCGGCCGGCTTCCGCTGCTCCTGCGACCGGGTCGGCTGTCCCACCCCGGCCAGGCACCCGGTGTCCTTCGCCTGGCAGACGCAGTCGACCACCGATCGAGGCCAGATCGAGCGCTGGGCCCGGCATCAGCCGCAGGCCAACTTCATCACCGCCACCGGCATGGTCCACGACGTGCTCGACGTCCCCGTCGAGGCCGGGCGCGAGGCCCTGGAGCGGCTGCTCGACGCCGGCATCGAGGTCGGACCCGTCGCCGAGAGCGACGACGGCCGCCTGCTGTTCTTCACCGCCACCCGCGGCACCCCCGAGGACGAGGACGAGTGGTGGCCCTGTGAGCTGGACTGCCACCCCGAGACCATGGACGAGCACCCGGGACTGCGCTGGCACTGCCGCGGCTCCTACGTCCTCGTACCGCCCGCCCAGCTGCCCGGCGAGAACCGCACCGTGCACTGGGTGCGCGGCCCCGAGCACCCGCTGCCCGACCCGCTGAGCGTGCTGGAGGTCCTCACCGACGCCTGCGCCCGCCATGCCGGCGCTGAGCCCGACCACGCATCCGCGGCCTGGCCCCTGCGCCGCCACTGA
- a CDS encoding alkaline phosphatase D family protein, translated as MTTTTDLPQHSPELRAAARHIGRRRFLTVTGAAAALAFAVNVPAAGTASAAQFDARKITDNPFTLGVASGDPLPDSVLLWTRLAPAPYQPDSGLPAQRITVHWELAHDEGFTRIARRGAAIAYPEFNHTVHVEVAALEAGRVYYYRFRAGTWISETGRTRTAPARTAAASSLTLAAVSCQAYTDGHYTAYRHLAQDDVDVVFHLGDYLYEYAVNSVGGYRNYTDRTLPALFNRETTTLEDYRLRYALFKSDPDLRAAHAAHPFVVTWDDHETENNYADDIPENSVPPEEFLLRRAAAYRAYWENQPLRLPQRPTGPDMQLYRRLHWGRLAQFDVLDTRQYRSNQAYGDGSQIPGPEVDDPARTMTGATQERWLLDGWRDSAALWNVVPQQVTFAQRKFDLTEPSRVSMDAWDGYRASRRRVLDGAKAAGVENLMVLTGDVHVGYGFDIKDDFDAPDSATLGTEIVATSITSGRDGSDRPANWDTYMRANPHMRFYNGRRGYVTVALGQQLARADFKTVPYVTTTGAPIATAASFVTQVGAQGLTPA; from the coding sequence ATGACCACCACGACAGACCTGCCCCAGCACAGCCCCGAACTGCGCGCGGCAGCCCGCCACATCGGGCGCCGCCGCTTCCTGACCGTCACCGGCGCGGCCGCCGCGCTCGCCTTCGCCGTGAACGTGCCGGCCGCGGGCACCGCGAGCGCCGCCCAGTTCGACGCCCGCAAGATCACCGACAACCCCTTCACCCTCGGCGTCGCCTCCGGGGACCCGCTGCCCGACTCGGTCCTGTTGTGGACCCGCCTCGCCCCCGCCCCGTACCAGCCCGACAGCGGACTGCCCGCCCAGCGGATCACGGTGCACTGGGAGCTGGCGCACGACGAGGGGTTCACCAGGATCGCCAGACGCGGCGCGGCCATCGCCTACCCGGAGTTCAACCACACGGTCCACGTCGAGGTCGCCGCCCTCGAAGCGGGCCGCGTCTACTACTACCGCTTCCGCGCCGGCACCTGGATCAGCGAGACCGGCCGCACCCGCACCGCCCCCGCCCGGACCGCCGCGGCGAGCTCCCTCACCCTCGCCGCCGTGTCCTGCCAGGCGTACACCGACGGCCACTACACGGCCTACCGCCATCTCGCGCAGGACGACGTCGACGTCGTCTTCCACCTCGGCGACTACCTGTACGAGTACGCGGTCAACTCCGTCGGCGGCTACCGCAACTACACCGACCGCACGCTCCCCGCGCTCTTCAACCGCGAGACGACGACCCTGGAGGACTACCGGCTGCGCTACGCCCTGTTCAAGTCCGACCCGGACCTCAGGGCCGCACACGCCGCGCACCCGTTCGTCGTCACCTGGGACGACCACGAGACCGAGAACAACTACGCCGACGACATCCCGGAGAACAGCGTCCCGCCGGAGGAGTTCCTGCTGCGCCGGGCCGCCGCCTACCGCGCCTACTGGGAGAACCAGCCCCTGCGCCTGCCGCAGCGCCCCACCGGCCCCGACATGCAGCTCTACCGGCGCCTGCACTGGGGCCGGCTCGCCCAGTTCGACGTCCTGGACACCCGCCAGTACCGCTCCAACCAGGCCTACGGCGACGGCTCCCAGATCCCCGGCCCCGAGGTCGACGACCCGGCGCGCACGATGACCGGCGCCACCCAGGAGCGGTGGCTGCTCGACGGCTGGCGCGACTCCGCGGCGCTGTGGAACGTCGTACCGCAGCAGGTCACCTTCGCCCAGCGCAAGTTCGACCTCACCGAGCCGTCACGGGTGTCCATGGACGCCTGGGACGGCTACCGCGCCTCCCGCCGCCGGGTCCTGGACGGCGCCAAGGCCGCCGGCGTCGAGAACCTGATGGTGCTCACCGGCGACGTCCACGTCGGCTACGGCTTTGACATCAAGGACGACTTCGACGCCCCCGACTCCGCCACCCTCGGCACCGAGATCGTCGCCACGTCGATCACCAGCGGCCGCGACGGCAGCGACCGGCCCGCCAACTGGGACACGTACATGAGGGCCAACCCGCACATGCGGTTCTACAACGGGCGGCGCGGCTACGTGACCGTCGCCCTCGGACAGCAGCTCGCGCGGGCCGACTTCAAGACGGTGCCGTACGTGACCACGACCGGGGCGCCCATCGCGACGGCCGCCTCCTTCGTCACGCAGGTGGGGGCGCAGGGGCTCACGCCGGCGTGA
- the efeU gene encoding iron uptake transporter permease EfeU, giving the protein MFANYLIGLREGLEASLVVCILIAYLVKTDRRDALKPVWTGIGVALVLALGFGCALEFGSQELTFEAQEALGGSLSLIAVGLVTWMVFWMRRTARHLKAELHGKLDAALQMGTGALVATAFLAVGREGLETALFVWTSVRAAGDGTPRPLIGAALGIATAVVLGWLFYRGALRINLAKFFTWTGGMLVVVAAGVLAYGFHDLQEARWVPGLSNKAFDISDTIDPSSWYGTLLKGVFNFQPDPTVLQVTVWLLYLVPTLALFLAPVGFASGKGKVKAPDEQGSRPSKAPQA; this is encoded by the coding sequence GTGTTCGCCAACTACCTGATCGGACTGCGCGAGGGCCTGGAGGCCAGCCTCGTCGTCTGCATCCTCATCGCCTATCTGGTCAAGACGGACCGCCGGGACGCGCTGAAGCCCGTCTGGACGGGCATCGGCGTGGCCCTCGTTCTCGCGCTCGGCTTCGGCTGCGCGCTCGAATTCGGCTCCCAGGAGCTGACGTTCGAGGCACAGGAGGCCCTCGGCGGCTCCCTGTCGCTCATCGCGGTGGGCCTGGTGACGTGGATGGTGTTCTGGATGCGGCGCACCGCGCGGCACCTGAAGGCCGAGCTGCACGGCAAGCTGGACGCGGCTCTTCAGATGGGCACCGGCGCGCTGGTGGCGACCGCGTTCCTCGCGGTGGGCCGGGAGGGCCTGGAGACTGCCCTGTTCGTGTGGACGTCGGTGCGCGCGGCCGGCGACGGCACCCCGCGCCCGCTGATCGGCGCGGCCCTCGGCATCGCCACCGCGGTCGTCCTCGGCTGGCTGTTCTACCGGGGCGCCCTGCGCATCAACCTCGCCAAGTTCTTCACCTGGACCGGCGGCATGCTGGTCGTCGTGGCGGCGGGTGTGCTGGCGTACGGCTTCCACGACCTCCAGGAGGCGCGCTGGGTGCCGGGCCTGAGCAACAAAGCGTTCGACATCAGCGACACCATCGACCCGTCGAGCTGGTACGGCACCCTGCTGAAGGGCGTGTTCAACTTCCAGCCGGACCCGACCGTCCTCCAGGTCACGGTGTGGCTGCTGTACCTGGTCCCGACGCTCGCGCTGTTCCTCGCCCCGGTAGGGTTCGCCTCCGGGAAGGGGAAGGTGAAGGCACCTGATGAGCAGGGATCGCGGCCCTCGAAGGCTCCGCAGGCTTGA
- a CDS encoding multidrug effflux MFS transporter, protein MGDRGGPIPDVSQPAVSRTDRPPARTLRTTGLLVTFILGGLTATPPLAMDMYLPALPEVTGSLHAPAATVQLTLTACLAGMALGQLVVGPMSDRWGRRRPLLAGLVVYVVATALCALAPTVESLVAFRLAQGLAGAAAIVIARAVVRDLYDGLAMARFFSTLMLISGVAPIVAPLIGGQILRVTDWRGVFVVLTVVGVLLTCLVWRRLPETLAAEDRHAGGVGEALRAMRGLLSDGAFAGYTLTGGFAFAALFAYIAASPFVIQEIHGASPQTFSLLFGLNSVGLVAVGQINGKVLVGRVGLDRVLGVGLGIVILAATALLLMSLGVFGEVGLVPVAAALFVLMSAMGITLPNTQALALQRTKHAAGSASALLGTSSFLIGAVASPLVGIAGEDTAVPMAVVQLAAALVALACFMGMCRPWNRRADGRAVAEGAGS, encoded by the coding sequence ATGGGCGACCGTGGGGGGCCGATACCGGACGTCTCGCAGCCGGCGGTATCGAGGACGGACCGACCGCCTGCCCGTACCCTGCGCACCACCGGGCTCCTCGTCACCTTCATCCTCGGCGGGCTGACGGCCACGCCCCCGCTGGCGATGGACATGTACCTCCCGGCGCTGCCCGAGGTCACCGGTTCCCTGCACGCGCCCGCCGCGACCGTCCAGCTCACCCTCACCGCCTGCCTCGCCGGCATGGCGCTCGGGCAGCTGGTGGTCGGCCCGATGAGCGACCGCTGGGGCCGCAGACGCCCGCTGCTGGCGGGCCTCGTGGTCTACGTCGTGGCCACCGCGCTGTGCGCCCTCGCACCCACCGTCGAGTCCCTCGTCGCCTTCCGGCTGGCGCAGGGACTCGCGGGCGCCGCGGCGATCGTGATCGCACGGGCCGTCGTGCGCGACCTCTACGACGGCCTGGCCATGGCCCGCTTCTTCTCGACCCTGATGCTGATCTCCGGGGTCGCGCCGATCGTGGCGCCGCTCATCGGCGGGCAGATCCTGCGGGTGACGGACTGGCGCGGCGTGTTCGTCGTACTGACGGTCGTCGGGGTGCTGCTGACCTGCCTCGTCTGGCGCAGGCTCCCCGAGACCCTCGCGGCCGAGGACCGGCACGCCGGCGGGGTGGGCGAGGCGCTGCGCGCCATGCGCGGTCTCCTCTCCGACGGCGCGTTCGCCGGATACACGCTGACGGGAGGCTTCGCCTTCGCGGCCCTCTTCGCCTACATCGCGGCGTCCCCCTTCGTGATCCAGGAGATCCACGGCGCCTCCCCGCAGACCTTCAGCCTGCTGTTCGGGCTCAACTCCGTCGGCCTTGTGGCCGTCGGCCAGATCAACGGCAAGGTGCTCGTCGGACGGGTCGGCCTGGACCGGGTGCTGGGCGTGGGCCTGGGGATCGTCATCCTCGCCGCGACCGCGCTGCTGCTGATGTCCCTGGGCGTGTTCGGCGAGGTCGGACTGGTGCCGGTGGCCGCCGCGCTGTTCGTGCTGATGTCCGCGATGGGCATCACGCTCCCCAACACCCAGGCCCTCGCCCTCCAGCGCACCAAGCACGCCGCCGGGTCCGCCTCCGCGCTCCTCGGCACCTCCTCCTTCCTCATCGGCGCCGTCGCATCGCCCCTCGTGGGCATCGCCGGCGAGGACACGGCCGTCCCGATGGCCGTCGTCCAACTGGCCGCAGCACTGGTGGCGCTGGCCTGCTTCATGGGAATGTGCCGTCCTTGGAACAGACGTGCGGATGGCCGCGCGGTCGCGGAGGGAGCGGGGAGCTGA
- a CDS encoding TetR/AcrR family transcriptional regulator, with the protein MAAQKSAPKSEAPAPSSTRRSEKSRRAIYDAALALVVEVGYPRTTIEGIAARAGVGKQTIYRWWSSKAEVLMEAFLDLGEEAAKAAGEEPYAIPDTGDLAADLKGVLRATIDQMTDPRFAAPARALAAEGLVNEALSREYVAKLLEPSLQLYVERLRAAQEAGDVRPDIDPRIALELFVSPLAQRWLQYTGPISYEYTDTLVDYALHGLAPRAR; encoded by the coding sequence ATGGCAGCCCAGAAGTCCGCCCCCAAGTCCGAGGCGCCCGCGCCCAGCTCCACCCGTCGCAGTGAGAAGTCCCGGCGGGCCATCTACGACGCCGCCCTCGCGCTCGTCGTGGAGGTCGGCTACCCCAGGACCACCATCGAGGGCATCGCCGCCCGTGCCGGGGTCGGCAAGCAGACGATCTACCGGTGGTGGTCGTCCAAGGCCGAGGTGCTGATGGAGGCGTTCCTCGATCTCGGGGAGGAGGCCGCGAAGGCCGCCGGGGAGGAGCCGTACGCCATTCCGGACACCGGAGACCTCGCGGCCGATCTGAAGGGTGTGCTGCGCGCCACCATCGATCAGATGACCGACCCGCGCTTCGCCGCCCCGGCCCGCGCCCTCGCCGCCGAGGGCCTGGTCAACGAGGCGCTCAGCCGGGAGTACGTCGCCAAGCTCCTCGAACCCTCGCTCCAGCTGTACGTCGAGCGGCTGCGCGCCGCGCAGGAGGCCGGCGACGTGCGCCCGGACATCGACCCGCGCATCGCGCTGGAGCTCTTCGTCTCGCCGCTCGCCCAGCGCTGGCTCCAGTACACGGGCCCGATCTCGTACGAATACACGGACACCCTCGTCGACTACGCCCTGCACGGTCTCGCGCCGCGCGCCCGGTAA